Proteins encoded within one genomic window of Nitrospira sp.:
- a CDS encoding dihydroorotase, whose amino-acid sequence MSILIAGGRVVDPGRFVGTADVLIEDGKITAVGTQLSVPVGSRTIRADGKLVMPGFVDLHVHFREPGFEYKETIQSGSAAAVAGGFTTVCCMPNTNPVNDNQAVTEFMLERARLAGMANVLPIGAITKGSEGKELSEIGDLRRSGCVAISDDGKPVMNSLVMRRAMEYASAFDLTVVDHCEDIHLAEGGCMNEGLISTELGLPGIPAAAEDVMVARNLSLSELTGARLHLAHISTAGSVRMVREAKARGILVTAEACPHHFTLTEELVRGYNTHAKMNPPLRTWTDVQTIREGLRDGTIDAIATDHAPHATQEKQQDFTEAPFGIVGLETALSLTLGLVEDGVLSLEQAVQKLTAAPAAAFGLKKGTLAVGADADVVIVDQDEPWVVDPARFRSKSRNTPFAGWKVKGRVQTTIVGGRVVFEANPAEQ is encoded by the coding sequence GTGTCGATTTTGATTGCAGGCGGTCGAGTCGTCGATCCAGGTCGATTTGTCGGAACGGCCGATGTGCTCATTGAGGATGGGAAGATCACGGCCGTGGGCACTCAGTTGTCTGTTCCCGTCGGTAGTCGGACGATTCGAGCCGACGGCAAGCTCGTAATGCCGGGGTTCGTCGATTTGCATGTCCACTTTCGTGAGCCGGGTTTCGAATATAAGGAAACGATTCAGAGCGGCAGTGCAGCGGCGGTGGCGGGAGGATTTACGACGGTCTGCTGCATGCCGAATACGAATCCGGTCAACGATAATCAAGCGGTGACCGAGTTCATGTTGGAACGGGCACGGTTGGCAGGTATGGCTAATGTGTTACCGATCGGGGCTATTACCAAAGGGTCTGAAGGGAAAGAGCTGTCGGAGATCGGGGATTTGCGGCGTTCCGGTTGTGTGGCGATCTCCGACGACGGAAAGCCCGTGATGAATAGTTTGGTGATGCGGCGTGCGATGGAGTATGCCTCGGCCTTTGATCTCACCGTCGTCGATCACTGTGAGGATATCCATCTCGCCGAGGGTGGTTGTATGAACGAGGGATTGATTTCAACCGAGCTTGGATTACCCGGTATACCTGCGGCAGCCGAAGACGTCATGGTGGCGCGTAACCTGTCGCTGTCCGAATTGACAGGGGCTCGGTTGCATCTTGCACATATCAGCACGGCCGGGTCGGTACGGATGGTGCGAGAGGCAAAGGCTCGTGGGATCCTCGTGACGGCGGAAGCCTGTCCGCATCACTTCACGTTGACGGAAGAATTGGTGCGTGGCTACAACACGCATGCCAAAATGAACCCGCCCTTGCGGACGTGGACCGATGTCCAGACCATCAGGGAGGGATTGCGTGACGGCACCATCGATGCGATCGCAACGGATCATGCGCCTCACGCGACTCAGGAAAAACAGCAGGACTTCACCGAGGCTCCGTTTGGAATTGTCGGACTGGAGACCGCACTCTCACTGACCTTGGGATTGGTGGAAGACGGGGTCCTTTCTCTTGAGCAGGCTGTTCAGAAGCTTACGGCTGCTCCGGCAGCCGCGTTTGGACTCAAGAAAGGGACGTTGGCGGTGGGGGCAGACGCCGATGTCGTCATCGTGGATCAGGATGAACCGTGGGTGGTCGATCCAGCGAGATTTCGATCCAAGAGCCGAAACACGCCGTT